The following proteins are co-located in the Neodiprion virginianus isolate iyNeoVirg1 chromosome 6, iyNeoVirg1.1, whole genome shotgun sequence genome:
- the LOC124307875 gene encoding vascular endothelial growth factor receptor 1-like isoform X2 — MDRLTFVQVLVFAIFGLQQGDTAWKPTMIPETEELLIQEGGELRISCRDDDPIHFSSMNLSGNRNHTIIDEASGEYTFVIHHAYANDTGWYACAREGVEIRNNEQTIDHPDEEISWIYVYVESTEPFALAPHFDTLKIRVGTTGVIPCRPTSPSYQVELHMTFGGSEPPENPEFDPKIGFILRNVSLAQTDEVYNCKIYGKSNPDNEPSYTLLVTEVSKKLPKPKIDEAALHHVVWGGNQTLTCSVVMAVGDLFLLSWKYPSSVPKDRLIDYEVTDPGKNNVTHTVFLTIVNVQEHDGGEYICSLEDDSNNVAFETTHLRIWDPNYVYLNVSLDDDKSASLQLREGGAARWKITVDSYPENVTWTWFKGNSADPIKDVTSVEKSKYSHIQYGKVHVFKIARLSVHDTSNYTIRVATQNNMTDVVLHLNVEAQPIAHIANTLSYFMPGQSAYIICKILANPEANVTWMYREYPKFPSKSDSKSIILSDVATSVAKGEPFTMFSHVSAKINETGDLTCKSCNAINCTEVTELIYVSDVASSFDILHPKSVVEGDNISLTCGASVYNYSDSIRWDNVTDFKNGRISVVNKTTKFTYQAILKIRDVQKSDSGNYTCHAFDLGNNNEEPMTYFLTVKDAYAPSIYKTNLNNSQIVKEKKDNMRLTCHADGMPEPSVTWLKDGHPLKKGQQYEISSDNSTLRIRYFLDEDSGHYACRAENRIRFVEKYVDIVVEGNGSNLIWISLICFLIVVIIVVIAYMGYRVHRERLMKKELLEAGLTHFEEGAVECLNPDLTIDDQAELLPYDKKWEFPRENLKLGKQLGSGAFGVVMKAEARGICVDGEDTTVAVKMVRRSAEPSYMKALSSELKIMIHLGRHLNVVNLLGACTKTILTKRELYVIVEYCRFGNLHNYLQRHRASFIDQIDPATQKIDPNIGMERLTRSESIGSQNSVSVKSSDSNSGSELVDYRQATEFGDVNMAPDGGVLSNNSVQPGWRSNYRGDYKEHNLKPISTQDLLCWAWQVSRGMDYLSSRNVLHGDLAARNILLADDNVVKICDFGLAKNMYKDDNYKKKGDGPLPIKWMAIESIRDRIFSTQSDVWSFGIVLWEFFTLARTPYPGMEAEKQYDRLIEGYRMEKPEHATDEIYACIQQCWKAKPSLRPTFPELVERLGTLLNESVKMVYFELNTPYMDMNTVNLASGQSDYLTMMSAPSHDYHNSPEPSWESRPDSAYLSMSPLNKSTEPEIFSPRPTVCETHFDFSPLDKTTPINSDSEDCVESAPMLTPEEPYLNPINVQQRRAEFVKQQKEKNPSTTNLDYCNVANSQPNNQISNSTSTSDRNLNKSNMQNVYANQAPPPIITGHDNYVNMPQQKNERVKDMVDSFSNPSYVTMSKLELQNRQIV, encoded by the exons ATGGATCGCTTGACGTTCGTCCAGGTGTTGGTCTTCGCGATCTTCGGCCTACAGCAAG GTGACACGGCATGGAAACCGACAATGATTCCTGAAACGGAGGAGCTTCTTATCCAAGAAGGAGGCGAACTGAGAATATCATGTCGGGATGACGACCCTATTCACTTTTCGTCTATGAATCTTTCGGGAAAT AGAAATCATACCATCATCGATGAAGCTTCCGGCGAATATACTTTCGTTATTCATCATGCATACGCGAACGATACAGGATGGTACGCTTGTGCAAGGGAAGGTGTCGAGATCAGGAATAACGAGCAAACCATCGATCATCCCGACGAGGAGATCTCTTGGATTTACGTTTACGTAGaat CTACGGAACCGTTTGCCCTCGCGCCTCATTTTGATACGTTAAAGATTAGAGTGGGAACAACAGGAGTCATTCCATGTCGGCCGACGTCACCGAGCTATCAAGTGGAACTCCACATGACGTTCGGT GGTTCAGAGCCACCCGAAAACCCCGAATTCGACCCAAAAATTGGATTCATCCTGAGAAATGTTTCACTGGCGCAGACAGACGAAGTCTATAATTGTAAAATCTATGGTAAAAGTAACCCGGACAACGAACCATCGTATACTTTACTCGTGACAG AAGTGTCGAAAAAATTGCCAAAGCCGAAAATCGACGAAGCTGCGTTGCATCACGTTGTGTGGGGTGGAAATCAGACATTGACGTGCTCGGTTGTTATGGCCGTAGGTGACCTATTTCTTCTGTCATGGAAATATCCTTCTTCGGTCCCG aaaGACAGACTCATTGATTACGAAGTAACGGATCCTGGGAAAAATAACGTGACTCACACCGTCTTCCTCACAATCGTGAACGTTCAGGAACATGACGGTGGTGAATATATTTGCAGCTTGGAGGATGATTCGAATAACGTAGCATTCGAAACAACACACCTTAGAATTTGGG ATCCAAATTACGTGTACCTTAATGTGAGCCTGGATGATGATAAGAGCGCTTCGTTGCAATTACGCGAAGGAGGGGCTGCTCGTTGGAAGATAACTGTCGACAGTTATCCAGAAAACGTTACTTGGACATG GTTCAAAGGTAATTCTGCCGATCCAATTAAAGACGTCACATCGGTCGAAAAAAGCAAATACTCTCACATCCAATATGGAAAAGTGCACGTCTTCAAAATAGCTCGCCTTAGTGTACACGATACGAGCAATTACACAATTAGAGTAGCCACTCAAAATAACATGACCGACGTCGTCCTTCATTTGAATGTCGAAG CACAGCCAATTGCTCACATCGCGAACACCTTGTCATACTTCATGCCTGGCCAGTCTGCCTACATCATTTGCAAAATTCTAGCCAATCCAGAAGCTAATGTGACATGGATGTATCGGGAATACCCAAAGTTTCCCAGCAAAAGCGACTCAAAATCCATAATTTTATCG GACGTCGCGACCAGTGTTGCTAAGGGCGAGCCGTTTACTATGTTTTCGCACGTGTCGGCAAAGATCAACGAGACCGGTGATCTGACGTGTAAAAGCTGTAACGCAATTAATTGTACGGAGGTTACCGAACTAATTTATGTTTCCG ACGTGGCTTCGTCTTTTGATATATTGCATCCGAAATCGGTCGTGGAAGGTGACAACATCAGTCTTACATGTGGAGCTTCGGTTTATAACTACAGCGATAGCATCAGATGGGACAACGTCACTGATTTCAAGAATG GAAGGATATCGGTTGTGAACAAAACTACAAAGTTCACCTATCAAGCGATACTTAAAATACGTGACGTACAGAAATCCGACTCGGGAAATTATACTTGCCACGCATTTGATCTGGGTAATAACAACGAGGAACCGATGACCTACTTCTTGACCGTGAAAG ATGCGTACGCACCGTCCATTTATAAGACGAATCTGAATAATTCTCAGAtagtgaaagagaaaaaggatAATATGCGTCTAACGTGTCACGCCGATGGAATGCCAGAACCAAGTGTAACCTGGTTAAag GATGGTCATCCGCTAAAAAAGGGTCAGCAGTACGAAATTTCATCAGACAATTCCACGCTTCGTATACGGTACTTTTTGGATGAAGACAGCGGGCATTACGCGTGTCGAGCAGAGAACCGTATCCGATTCGTCGAGAAATACGTGGACATCGTAGTCGAAG GTAACGGAAGCAACCTAATATGGATCAGTTTAATTTGCTTCCTTATCGTAGTTATCATCGTTGTCATCGCTTACATGGGATACAGAGTACACCGTGAAAGG CTGATGAAGAAAGAGTTGCTCGAGGCTGGCCTGACGCATTTCGAAGAAGGTGCCGTCGAGTGTTTGAATCCCGATCTGACGATCGACGACCAGGCCGAGCTATTACCCTACGATAAGAAATGGGAATTTCCGcgggaaaatttgaaactcg GTAAACAACTGGGAAGCGGTGCATTCGGTGTAGTGATGAAAGCTGAGGCACGGGGCATTTGCGTCGATGGCGAGGATACCACTGTCGCGGTGAAAATGGTTCGAAGATCGGCGGAACCGAGTTACATGAAAGCTCTCTCCAGCGAACTCAAGATCATGATTCACCTCGGTCGGCACTTGAACGTCGTCAATCTGCTCGGGGCTTGCACCAAGACCATCCTTACCAAGC GTGAGCTTTACGTCATCGTCGAATATTGCCGCTTTGGGAACTTGCACAACTATTTGCAGCGTCACCGAGCAAGTTTCATCGACCAAATTGATCCTGCTACGCAAAAAATTGATCCAAACATTGGTATGGAGCGTTTGACCCGAAGTGAAAGTATCGGAAGTCAGAATAG CGTCAGTGTAAAGTCATCGGATAGCAATAGTGGCTCCGAACTAGTCGATTATCGTCAAGCGACAGAATTCGGAGACGTGAACATGGCGCCTGACGGTGGCGTCTTGAGCAACAATTCGGTACAACCTGGATGGAGATCGAATTATCGGGGTGATTACAAGGAACATAATTTGAAACCAATATCTACGCAAGATTTACTCTGCTGGGCCTGGCAGGTGTCACGTGGTATGGACTATCTAAGCAGTAGAAAC GTCTTACACGGCGATTTAGCAGCGAGGAATATACTGCTCGCCGACGATAATGTCGTAAAGATTTGCGACTTTGGCTTGGCCAAGAACATGTACAAGGACGACAATTACAAGAAGAAGGGAGACGGCCCCTTGCCGATAAAATGGATGGCGATTGAATCGATCAGAGACAGGATATTCTCGACTCAGTCGGATGTCTGGTCCTTCGGGATAGTCTTGTGggaatttttcactttggCACGTACTCCGTATCCCGGAATGGAGGCTGAAAAGCAGTATGACAGACTTATCGAAGGATACCGCATGGAGAAACCGGAACATGCTACTGACGAGAT ATACGCCTGTATCCAACAGTGTTGGAAGGCCAAACCCTCCCTGCGCCCCACGTTTCCAGAGCTTGTCGAAAGACTCGGTACTCTGTTGAACGAAAGTGTTAAAATG GTTTATTTCGAGCTGAACACTCCGTACATGGACATGAACACTGTGAACTTGGCAAGCGGGCAAAGCGATTATTTGACCATGATGTCGGCTCCGAGCCACGATTATCACAATTCGCCCGAGCCGTCGTGGGAGTCTCGCCCGGATTCAGCCTACCTGTCGATGAGTCCGCTGAACAAAAGCACCGAGCCTGAAATTTTCAGCCCCCGGCCGACGGTCTGCGAAACCCACTTCGACTTTTCTCCACTCGACAAGACCACTCCGATAAATTCGGATTCGGAAGACTGCGTTGAGTCAGCGCCGATGCTCACCCCCGAAGAGCCCTACTTGAACCCCATAAACGTGCAACAGAGAAGGGCCGAATTCGTCAAGcaacaaaaggaaaaaaatcccAGCACAACAAACTTGGACTACTGCAATGTCGCCAACAGCCAGCCGAACAATCAGATATCCAACTCGACGAGCACGTCGGATCGGAATTTGAACAAATCAAACATGCAGAACGTTTATGCGAATCAGGCGCCTCCGCCCATAATTACAGGGCATGACAATTACGTCAATATGCCCCAGCAAAAAAATGAACGAGTTAAGGATATGGTCGACAGTTTCAGTAACCCAAGCTATGTGACCATGTCGAAATTGGAACTACAAAACAGGCAAATTGTGTAA
- the LOC124307875 gene encoding vascular endothelial growth factor receptor 1-like isoform X1, which produces MDRLTFVQVLVFAIFGLQQGDTAWKPTMIPETEELLIQEGGELRISCRDDDPIHFSSMNLSGNRNHTIIDEASGEYTFVIHHAYANDTGWYACAREGVEIRNNEQTIDHPDEEISWIYVYVESTEPFALAPHFDTLKIRVGTTGVIPCRPTSPSYQVELHMTFGGSEPPENPEFDPKIGFILRNVSLAQTDEVYNCKIYGKSNPDNEPSYTLLVTEVSKKLPKPKIDEAALHHVVWGGNQTLTCSVVMAVGDLFLLSWKYPSSVPKDRLIDYEVTDPGKNNVTHTVFLTIVNVQEHDGGEYICSLEDDSNNVAFETTHLRIWDPNYVYLNVSLDDDKSASLQLREGGAARWKITVDSYPENVTWTWFKGNSADPIKDVTSVEKSKYSHIQYGKVHVFKIARLSVHDTSNYTIRVATQNNMTDVVLHLNVEAQPIAHIANTLSYFMPGQSAYIICKILANPEANVTWMYREYPKFPSKSDSKSIILSDVATSVAKGEPFTMFSHVSAKINETGDLTCKSCNAINCTEVTELIYVSDVASSFDILHPKSVVEGDNISLTCGASVYNYSDSIRWDNVTDFKNGRISVVNKTTKFTYQAILKIRDVQKSDSGNYTCHAFDLGNNNEEPMTYFLTVKDAYAPSIYKTNLNNSQIVKEKKDNMRLTCHADGMPEPSVTWLKDGHPLKKGQQYEISSDNSTLRIRYFLDEDSGHYACRAENRIRFVEKYVDIVVEGNGSNLIWISLICFLIVVIIVVIAYMGYRVHRERLMKKELLEAGLTHFEEGAVECLNPDLTIDDQAELLPYDKKWEFPRENLKLGKQLGSGAFGVVMKAEARGICVDGEDTTVAVKMVRRSAEPSYMKALSSELKIMIHLGRHLNVVNLLGACTKTILTKRELYVIVEYCRFGNLHNYLQRHRASFIDQIDPATQKIDPNIGMERLTRSESIGSQNRIKYAALSFSRSVSVKSSDSNSGSELVDYRQATEFGDVNMAPDGGVLSNNSVQPGWRSNYRGDYKEHNLKPISTQDLLCWAWQVSRGMDYLSSRNVLHGDLAARNILLADDNVVKICDFGLAKNMYKDDNYKKKGDGPLPIKWMAIESIRDRIFSTQSDVWSFGIVLWEFFTLARTPYPGMEAEKQYDRLIEGYRMEKPEHATDEIYACIQQCWKAKPSLRPTFPELVERLGTLLNESVKMVYFELNTPYMDMNTVNLASGQSDYLTMMSAPSHDYHNSPEPSWESRPDSAYLSMSPLNKSTEPEIFSPRPTVCETHFDFSPLDKTTPINSDSEDCVESAPMLTPEEPYLNPINVQQRRAEFVKQQKEKNPSTTNLDYCNVANSQPNNQISNSTSTSDRNLNKSNMQNVYANQAPPPIITGHDNYVNMPQQKNERVKDMVDSFSNPSYVTMSKLELQNRQIV; this is translated from the exons ATGGATCGCTTGACGTTCGTCCAGGTGTTGGTCTTCGCGATCTTCGGCCTACAGCAAG GTGACACGGCATGGAAACCGACAATGATTCCTGAAACGGAGGAGCTTCTTATCCAAGAAGGAGGCGAACTGAGAATATCATGTCGGGATGACGACCCTATTCACTTTTCGTCTATGAATCTTTCGGGAAAT AGAAATCATACCATCATCGATGAAGCTTCCGGCGAATATACTTTCGTTATTCATCATGCATACGCGAACGATACAGGATGGTACGCTTGTGCAAGGGAAGGTGTCGAGATCAGGAATAACGAGCAAACCATCGATCATCCCGACGAGGAGATCTCTTGGATTTACGTTTACGTAGaat CTACGGAACCGTTTGCCCTCGCGCCTCATTTTGATACGTTAAAGATTAGAGTGGGAACAACAGGAGTCATTCCATGTCGGCCGACGTCACCGAGCTATCAAGTGGAACTCCACATGACGTTCGGT GGTTCAGAGCCACCCGAAAACCCCGAATTCGACCCAAAAATTGGATTCATCCTGAGAAATGTTTCACTGGCGCAGACAGACGAAGTCTATAATTGTAAAATCTATGGTAAAAGTAACCCGGACAACGAACCATCGTATACTTTACTCGTGACAG AAGTGTCGAAAAAATTGCCAAAGCCGAAAATCGACGAAGCTGCGTTGCATCACGTTGTGTGGGGTGGAAATCAGACATTGACGTGCTCGGTTGTTATGGCCGTAGGTGACCTATTTCTTCTGTCATGGAAATATCCTTCTTCGGTCCCG aaaGACAGACTCATTGATTACGAAGTAACGGATCCTGGGAAAAATAACGTGACTCACACCGTCTTCCTCACAATCGTGAACGTTCAGGAACATGACGGTGGTGAATATATTTGCAGCTTGGAGGATGATTCGAATAACGTAGCATTCGAAACAACACACCTTAGAATTTGGG ATCCAAATTACGTGTACCTTAATGTGAGCCTGGATGATGATAAGAGCGCTTCGTTGCAATTACGCGAAGGAGGGGCTGCTCGTTGGAAGATAACTGTCGACAGTTATCCAGAAAACGTTACTTGGACATG GTTCAAAGGTAATTCTGCCGATCCAATTAAAGACGTCACATCGGTCGAAAAAAGCAAATACTCTCACATCCAATATGGAAAAGTGCACGTCTTCAAAATAGCTCGCCTTAGTGTACACGATACGAGCAATTACACAATTAGAGTAGCCACTCAAAATAACATGACCGACGTCGTCCTTCATTTGAATGTCGAAG CACAGCCAATTGCTCACATCGCGAACACCTTGTCATACTTCATGCCTGGCCAGTCTGCCTACATCATTTGCAAAATTCTAGCCAATCCAGAAGCTAATGTGACATGGATGTATCGGGAATACCCAAAGTTTCCCAGCAAAAGCGACTCAAAATCCATAATTTTATCG GACGTCGCGACCAGTGTTGCTAAGGGCGAGCCGTTTACTATGTTTTCGCACGTGTCGGCAAAGATCAACGAGACCGGTGATCTGACGTGTAAAAGCTGTAACGCAATTAATTGTACGGAGGTTACCGAACTAATTTATGTTTCCG ACGTGGCTTCGTCTTTTGATATATTGCATCCGAAATCGGTCGTGGAAGGTGACAACATCAGTCTTACATGTGGAGCTTCGGTTTATAACTACAGCGATAGCATCAGATGGGACAACGTCACTGATTTCAAGAATG GAAGGATATCGGTTGTGAACAAAACTACAAAGTTCACCTATCAAGCGATACTTAAAATACGTGACGTACAGAAATCCGACTCGGGAAATTATACTTGCCACGCATTTGATCTGGGTAATAACAACGAGGAACCGATGACCTACTTCTTGACCGTGAAAG ATGCGTACGCACCGTCCATTTATAAGACGAATCTGAATAATTCTCAGAtagtgaaagagaaaaaggatAATATGCGTCTAACGTGTCACGCCGATGGAATGCCAGAACCAAGTGTAACCTGGTTAAag GATGGTCATCCGCTAAAAAAGGGTCAGCAGTACGAAATTTCATCAGACAATTCCACGCTTCGTATACGGTACTTTTTGGATGAAGACAGCGGGCATTACGCGTGTCGAGCAGAGAACCGTATCCGATTCGTCGAGAAATACGTGGACATCGTAGTCGAAG GTAACGGAAGCAACCTAATATGGATCAGTTTAATTTGCTTCCTTATCGTAGTTATCATCGTTGTCATCGCTTACATGGGATACAGAGTACACCGTGAAAGG CTGATGAAGAAAGAGTTGCTCGAGGCTGGCCTGACGCATTTCGAAGAAGGTGCCGTCGAGTGTTTGAATCCCGATCTGACGATCGACGACCAGGCCGAGCTATTACCCTACGATAAGAAATGGGAATTTCCGcgggaaaatttgaaactcg GTAAACAACTGGGAAGCGGTGCATTCGGTGTAGTGATGAAAGCTGAGGCACGGGGCATTTGCGTCGATGGCGAGGATACCACTGTCGCGGTGAAAATGGTTCGAAGATCGGCGGAACCGAGTTACATGAAAGCTCTCTCCAGCGAACTCAAGATCATGATTCACCTCGGTCGGCACTTGAACGTCGTCAATCTGCTCGGGGCTTGCACCAAGACCATCCTTACCAAGC GTGAGCTTTACGTCATCGTCGAATATTGCCGCTTTGGGAACTTGCACAACTATTTGCAGCGTCACCGAGCAAGTTTCATCGACCAAATTGATCCTGCTACGCAAAAAATTGATCCAAACATTGGTATGGAGCGTTTGACCCGAAGTGAAAGTATCGGAAGTCAGAATAG GATAAAGTACGCAGCGTTGTCCTTTTCCCGTAGCGTCAGTGTAAAGTCATCGGATAGCAATAGTGGCTCCGAACTAGTCGATTATCGTCAAGCGACAGAATTCGGAGACGTGAACATGGCGCCTGACGGTGGCGTCTTGAGCAACAATTCGGTACAACCTGGATGGAGATCGAATTATCGGGGTGATTACAAGGAACATAATTTGAAACCAATATCTACGCAAGATTTACTCTGCTGGGCCTGGCAGGTGTCACGTGGTATGGACTATCTAAGCAGTAGAAAC GTCTTACACGGCGATTTAGCAGCGAGGAATATACTGCTCGCCGACGATAATGTCGTAAAGATTTGCGACTTTGGCTTGGCCAAGAACATGTACAAGGACGACAATTACAAGAAGAAGGGAGACGGCCCCTTGCCGATAAAATGGATGGCGATTGAATCGATCAGAGACAGGATATTCTCGACTCAGTCGGATGTCTGGTCCTTCGGGATAGTCTTGTGggaatttttcactttggCACGTACTCCGTATCCCGGAATGGAGGCTGAAAAGCAGTATGACAGACTTATCGAAGGATACCGCATGGAGAAACCGGAACATGCTACTGACGAGAT ATACGCCTGTATCCAACAGTGTTGGAAGGCCAAACCCTCCCTGCGCCCCACGTTTCCAGAGCTTGTCGAAAGACTCGGTACTCTGTTGAACGAAAGTGTTAAAATG GTTTATTTCGAGCTGAACACTCCGTACATGGACATGAACACTGTGAACTTGGCAAGCGGGCAAAGCGATTATTTGACCATGATGTCGGCTCCGAGCCACGATTATCACAATTCGCCCGAGCCGTCGTGGGAGTCTCGCCCGGATTCAGCCTACCTGTCGATGAGTCCGCTGAACAAAAGCACCGAGCCTGAAATTTTCAGCCCCCGGCCGACGGTCTGCGAAACCCACTTCGACTTTTCTCCACTCGACAAGACCACTCCGATAAATTCGGATTCGGAAGACTGCGTTGAGTCAGCGCCGATGCTCACCCCCGAAGAGCCCTACTTGAACCCCATAAACGTGCAACAGAGAAGGGCCGAATTCGTCAAGcaacaaaaggaaaaaaatcccAGCACAACAAACTTGGACTACTGCAATGTCGCCAACAGCCAGCCGAACAATCAGATATCCAACTCGACGAGCACGTCGGATCGGAATTTGAACAAATCAAACATGCAGAACGTTTATGCGAATCAGGCGCCTCCGCCCATAATTACAGGGCATGACAATTACGTCAATATGCCCCAGCAAAAAAATGAACGAGTTAAGGATATGGTCGACAGTTTCAGTAACCCAAGCTATGTGACCATGTCGAAATTGGAACTACAAAACAGGCAAATTGTGTAA
- the LOC124307877 gene encoding vascular endothelial growth factor receptor 1-like, which translates to MRCITATWIFILLVALLRDTESRKPTMIPEKEQLVIKEGDELRLSCRGDGPIQFSTMKLSGDNRQSNYTIVSGNNKGEYTFVVPHAAAVDTGWYGCAEDGITIINDEQTIERPGEDISWIYVFVNSANRSFANKVNLAGSEIIRLPGSSFVIPCRTTAEDLKPKFLYFYTEANPAAHGFRFDPKIGFIKDEVGVEDYGDYTCAYPFPNNVEKDEEQTYHLELDLDNLKPPFVDENEFHHLVWGRNQTITCNISSETHNWDEDTYYLKWTAPSSVPETRLVHKNPTAESTQLTIINVEESDSGVYICTVMGQFRSKSTPIKVQFHDPNRPHLKVIESSENATFVNVTEKSTAVWAIDIDTYPKATVTWLSKDKTVITDTSKYSHTVDGLRHTFQISDVRITDVGVYTVHIDTSNQTRDCELVLMVQAAPVAHIGESSSYYALGETARFSCYTSGSPLPNITWSYLEYPAFPSKTIVNRANFSKISNELSEFSTVDLVSHANITINMAGDLICKSCNNIDCVEVIQSIFVSDGNGSFGIIDPGYVVEGDNIDVTCGASVHNYTDDITWDVKNASRNGSVIINKRTTNFTFQSILVLKNVQKSDSGDYFCKAVNKNNHDETVVYHLSVLDAHAPSIIESNMNNSEISIDLGKDEKATRRLTCIVEGMPFPEITWLKDGERLENNEQYVISPNKSELHIRYFFGTDSGNYSCRAKSRLGVSEKSLRLLIKEAPRNNAVWIGLICVLIAVIVGVVIYMRFKVKREERLKQEYRNMALSQLQQRSPDFNLNDEDELLPIDQVATARPQL; encoded by the exons AAGAGGGAGACGAGCTGAGATTGTCTTGTCGGGGTGACGGCCCGATTCAATTTTCCACCATGAAGCTGTCGGGAGAC aatCGGCAATCGAATTATACTATCGTTTCCGGTAACAATAAGGGTGAATATACCTTCGTTGTACCTCATGCAGCGGCAGTGGACACCGGATGGTACGGTTGCGCCGAGGACGGAATAACTATTATCAATGATGAGCAAACGATCGAACGTCCCGGCGAAGATATTAGTTGGATTTATGTCTTCGTGAACT CCGCAAACCGATCATTTGCTAATAAAGTGAATCTTGCGGGTTCAGAGATAATCAGATTGCCTGGAAGTTCCTTTGTCATACCGTGTCGGACAACGGCGGAAGAcctgaaaccaaaatttctcTACTTTTATACG GAAGCAAATCCGGCGGCACACGGTTTCAGATTCGATCCGAAAATAGGATTCATTAAAGATGAAGTCGGCGTCGAGGACTACGGGGATTACACTTGTGCATATCCGTTCCCCAATAATGTCGAAAAAGACGAAGAACAGACTTATCACTTGGAGTTAG ATCTCGACAATTTAAAGCCTCCGTTCGTCGATGAGAACGAATTTCATCACTTGGTGTGGGGAAGAAATCAGACTATCACCTGCAACATCAGTTCTGAAACTCACAACTGGGATGAGGATACTTATTACCTGAAGTGGACAGCACCGAGTTCAGTACCG GAAACAAGATTGGTTCACAAGAATCCTACCGCAGAGAGTACTCAATTGACAATAATAAACGTTGAAGAAAGTGATAGCGGGGTATATATTTGTACCGTGATGGGACAATTCAGGAGCAAAAGTACACCGATAAAGGTTCAATTTCACG ATCCTAATCGTCCACATCTCAAGGTAATCGAATCCAGTGAGAATGCCACATTTGTAAACGTTACCGAAAAATCAACAGCAGTTTGGGCGATAGATATTGACACGTATCCCAAAGCAACGGTGACATG GCTCTCTAAGGACAAGACGGTAATTACCGATACAAGCAAGTACTCGCATACTGTAGATGGATTACGTCACACGTTCCAAATATCCGACGTGAGAATCACTGATGTAGGAGTCTACACGGTCCACATCGACACTTCGAACCAAACTAGAGACTGCGAACTCGTACTAATGGTTCAAG CCGCACCGGTGGCTCACATCGGTGAATCTTCGTCATATTATGCACTGGGAGAGACCGCGAGATTTTCTTGTTATACTTCAGGTTCACCGTTACCGAATATAACATGGAGTTATTTGGAATACCCCGCTTTTCCATCAAAGACCATTGTCAATCGTGCAAATTTTTCG AAAATATCAAACGAACTTTCCGAATTTTCCACCGTTGACTTGGTTTCACATGCCAATATAACGATCAACATGGCGGGAGATCTGATATGTAAAAGCTGCAACAACATCGACTGTGTCGAAGTTATTCAATCAATATTCGTTTCCG ATGGAAATGGATCCTTCGGTATAATTGATCCAGGCTACGTTGTGGAAGGTGATAACATCGATGTTACGTGCGGCGCTTCTGTTCACAATTATACCGATGACATTACATGGGACGTGAAGAACGCTTCCAGAAACG GAAGCGTAATAATCAATAAGCGGACGACGAACTTCACGTTTCAGTCAATtcttgtattaaaaaatgtgcaaaaatCGGATTCAGGAGATTATTTTTGCAAAGCCGTAAATAAGAATAATCACGATGAGACGGTTGTATATCATTTGTCGGTACTGG ACGCGCATGCGCCGTCAATCATCGAATCGAATATgaataattctgaaatttcaatCGACCTAGGAAAGGATGAGAAGGCTACTCGTAGACTAACTTGCATTGTCGAGGGAATGCCCTTTCCAGAAATAACATGGCTCAAG GACGGTGAACGGCTTGAAAATAACGAACAGTACGTCATTTCACCGAACAAGTCTGAGCTGCATATAAGATACTTCTTTGGTACTGACAGTGGAAATTACTCTTGCCGAGCGAAAAGCCGTCTTGGCGTTAGTGAGAAATCTTTGAGACTTTTGATCAAAG AAGCACCTCGTAACAATGCAGTCTGGATCGGTTTGATCTGTGTTCTCATCGCAGTGATTGTCGGAGTGGTCATTTACATGAGATTCAAAGTAAAGCGAGAAGAg CGTTTGAAGCAAGAGTATCGTAACATGGCACTTTCGCAACTTCAACAAAGGTCACCCGATTTCAATCTCAACGATGAAGATGAGCTGTTGCCCATTGATCAGGTCGCAACAGCGCGGCCACAACTCTAA